The following are encoded together in the Deltaproteobacteria bacterium genome:
- a CDS encoding alpha-amylase family glycosyl hydrolase yields MSGERLWWRDGVVYQIYPRSYQDANGDGVGDLEGIRRRLDHLAWLGVDALWLSPFQPSPMADFGYDVADYCGVDPLFGTLADFDRLLADAHARGIRVTVDWVPNHSSDQHPWFRESRAARDSAKRDWYVWRDGRGGQAPNNWCSIFGGPAWQHDPATGQWYLHSFLREQPDLNWRSPELVRAMHEVLRFWLERGADGFRIDVIHRIAKDPALRDNPPNPAGGSGYGGQLHVHDENHPDVHSMLRGIRAVLDRYGERMMVGEVYLFDPAEVAKYYGKGDELHLAFNFSFLRCPWDAAAFRAEVERFEALCPPEGWPTWVLSNHDVPRHASRYDHPTFGDARARLAAMMLLTLRGTPYLYAGEEIGMRNVAVPEDRLQDPLARTLHPSLSRDGERTPMRWDAREPGCGFTSAAEAWLPLGPQPPGTDVAAQRADRKSLLWLYRDLLALRRAHPALQRGRFRALDAPAGVFAYEREHEGERAVVALNFGERPAQVRLGAGRVARGLSTRPGRALPESSRAIALDPVEGWVLALA; encoded by the coding sequence ATGAGCGGGGAGCGCCTCTGGTGGCGCGACGGCGTCGTCTACCAGATCTACCCGCGCTCCTACCAGGACGCGAACGGCGACGGCGTCGGCGACCTCGAGGGCATCCGGCGCCGGCTCGACCACCTGGCCTGGCTCGGCGTCGACGCGCTCTGGCTCTCGCCCTTCCAGCCCTCGCCGATGGCGGACTTCGGCTACGACGTCGCCGACTACTGCGGCGTCGACCCCCTCTTCGGCACCCTCGCCGACTTCGACCGGCTGCTCGCCGACGCCCACGCGCGCGGGATCCGCGTGACGGTCGACTGGGTGCCGAACCACAGCTCCGACCAGCACCCCTGGTTCCGCGAGTCGCGTGCGGCGCGCGACAGCGCGAAGCGCGACTGGTACGTCTGGCGCGACGGCCGGGGGGGCCAGGCGCCCAACAACTGGTGCTCGATCTTCGGGGGCCCGGCCTGGCAGCACGACCCCGCCACCGGCCAGTGGTACCTGCACTCCTTCCTGCGCGAGCAGCCGGACCTGAACTGGCGGAGCCCGGAGCTCGTGCGCGCGATGCACGAGGTGCTGCGCTTCTGGCTCGAGCGCGGCGCCGACGGCTTCCGGATCGACGTGATCCACCGCATCGCGAAGGACCCCGCGCTGCGCGACAACCCGCCGAACCCGGCAGGCGGCTCGGGCTACGGCGGCCAGCTCCACGTCCACGACGAGAACCACCCCGACGTCCACTCGATGCTGCGCGGGATCCGCGCCGTGCTCGACCGGTACGGCGAGCGCATGATGGTGGGCGAGGTCTACCTCTTCGACCCCGCCGAGGTCGCGAAGTACTACGGGAAGGGCGACGAGCTCCACCTGGCCTTCAACTTCTCCTTCCTGCGCTGCCCGTGGGACGCCGCGGCGTTCCGCGCCGAGGTCGAGCGCTTCGAGGCGCTCTGCCCGCCCGAGGGCTGGCCCACCTGGGTGCTCTCGAACCACGACGTCCCGCGCCACGCCTCGCGCTACGACCACCCGACGTTCGGCGACGCCCGGGCGCGGCTCGCCGCGATGATGCTGCTCACCCTGCGCGGCACGCCCTACCTCTACGCGGGCGAGGAGATCGGGATGCGCAACGTCGCGGTGCCGGAGGACCGCCTCCAGGACCCGCTCGCGCGCACGCTCCACCCCTCCCTCTCGCGCGACGGCGAGCGCACGCCGATGCGCTGGGACGCGCGCGAGCCCGGCTGCGGCTTCACGAGCGCGGCGGAGGCGTGGCTCCCGCTCGGCCCGCAGCCGCCCGGCACCGACGTCGCCGCCCAGCGCGCCGACCGCAAATCGCTGCTCTGGCTCTACCGCGACCTCCTCGCCCTGCGCCGCGCGCACCCTGCCCTGCAGCGCGGGCGCTTCCGCGCGCTCGACGCGCCGGCGGGTGTCTTCGCATACGAGCGCGAGCACGAGGGCGAGCGTGCCGTCGTCGCGCTGAACTTCGGCGAGCGGCCCGCCCAGGTGAGGCTCGGCGCGGGCCGCGTGGCCCGCGGGCTCTCGACCCGCCCCGGACGCGCGCTCCCGGAGTCCTCGCGAGCGATCGCACTCGACCCCGTGGAG
- a CDS encoding EVE domain-containing protein, with protein sequence MARAYWLVKSEPSTYAWQDLLDEGRTVWDGVRNPSARQHLGAMGARDLVLFYHSGAGKEVVGIARVARTAYPDPADGAWLAVDLEPVAPLVRPVTLAAIKADAGFRGFALVRMPRLSVLPVSPAHFERILALAGTKAPRR encoded by the coding sequence ATGGCGCGCGCGTACTGGCTCGTGAAGTCGGAGCCCTCGACCTACGCGTGGCAGGACCTCCTCGACGAGGGCCGCACGGTCTGGGACGGCGTGCGCAACCCGAGCGCGCGCCAGCACCTCGGGGCGATGGGCGCGCGCGACCTCGTCCTCTTCTACCACTCCGGTGCCGGCAAGGAGGTGGTCGGGATCGCGCGGGTCGCGCGCACCGCGTACCCGGATCCGGCGGACGGCGCCTGGCTCGCCGTGGACCTCGAGCCCGTCGCGCCGCTCGTGCGGCCGGTGACGCTCGCCGCGATCAAGGCGGACGCGGGGTTCAGGGGCTTCGCGCTGGTCCGGATGCCGCGCCTCTCCGTCCTGCCGGTCTCGCCCGCGCACTTCGAACGCATCCTCGCCCTCGCCGGCACGAAGGCGCCGCGCCGATGA
- a CDS encoding MarR family transcriptional regulator: MALLLPPELHTRDGEALDAALRLLDVADELVRTLEIHAQGRFGLSRGRLGVLLALDRAGTEGIRAADLAEQLRVSRPTVTMLLRGLTAEGLVARRPDPHDRRARRVVLSRSGQARVRAIAPTHARRLVALLRALDEDERSQLLALLEKLRGGLHALRSP, from the coding sequence ATGGCCCTCCTCTTGCCGCCGGAGCTGCACACGCGCGACGGGGAAGCGCTCGACGCCGCCCTCCGCCTGCTCGACGTGGCCGACGAGCTCGTGCGCACCCTCGAGATCCACGCGCAGGGCCGCTTCGGCCTCTCGCGCGGCCGGCTCGGCGTGCTGCTCGCCCTCGATCGCGCGGGCACCGAGGGCATCCGCGCCGCCGACCTCGCCGAGCAGCTCCGCGTGAGCCGCCCCACGGTCACGATGCTGCTCCGCGGCCTCACCGCGGAGGGCCTGGTCGCCCGCCGTCCCGACCCGCACGACCGGCGCGCGCGGCGGGTCGTCCTCTCCCGGAGCGGGCAGGCGCGGGTCCGGGCGATCGCCCCGACCCACGCCCGCCGGCTCGTGGCGCTGCTGCGCGCCCTCGACGAGGACGAGCGGAGCCAGCTCCTCGCGCTCCTCGAGAAGCTGCGCGGCGGCCTCCACGCGCTGCGCAGCCCCTGA
- a CDS encoding TonB-dependent receptor plug domain-containing protein, with amino-acid sequence MPRGITALLTVLVALAAGAAQAQTYSVTVRERRPVSSGSSYVVEGGDFSLRRLDRPDQVLEQVPPLLTAQHAGGGKANQYLVRGFDADHGTDFAFFLDSLPLNFRSHAHGQGYADLTFFIPEAIERIEVSMGPYSTEFGDFATAGAANLKLFERAPEPFLKVEGGQWQSARTVGLWSPREGLFSGGDEPGTLLLAGEFDATDGPFQDAEDLLQYKGLARAGWRFDEETRLEGWAAFYDGRWNSSGQIPLRRVRGPGFDRWDAIDPTEGGDSNRQMGLVRLVHEPAPGRRLEASAWAAHYALDLYSNFTFFLSHPDTGDGILQSDDRVYTGGSLVYRHQLDGRFPTVLSGGLDTRSDLTRVQLRRQEERQRLEHLSDDDVTVSSLALFGSTETLLAPWARFVGGLRLEGFRFDVENRCAECTADPEDPLADARAEGSEYDGVALPKANLILLPFASEGPLPSETAALRDAQLFLNWGIGYHSNDARNVVANPDEETLPTAMGWEVGWKIPVTEWAELSIAGWWLDLESEFVFVGDEGTTEPRGKTHRRGIELAARAQPWEWLEGEVAVAYSSATWEEDDPDAGIEDGDPVAQAPRLVAKARVRATHASGLSGELAFRALGERYGLESERSVLLSDYAVFDLGLRYRRGPLEAFVLLENLFDTQWRSADFYFESYLPDFDAAPTEDFHFVPGNPRNVRAGITWFLPW; translated from the coding sequence ATGCCGCGTGGAATCACCGCTCTGCTCACGGTGCTCGTGGCGCTGGCCGCCGGCGCCGCGCAGGCCCAGACCTACAGCGTGACGGTGCGCGAGCGGCGTCCGGTGAGCTCGGGCTCGAGCTACGTCGTGGAGGGGGGCGACTTCTCGCTGCGGCGCCTCGATCGGCCCGACCAGGTCCTCGAGCAGGTGCCGCCGCTCCTCACCGCGCAGCACGCCGGCGGCGGCAAGGCCAACCAGTACCTGGTGCGCGGCTTCGACGCCGATCACGGGACGGACTTCGCCTTCTTCCTCGACTCGCTGCCCCTCAACTTCCGCAGCCATGCCCACGGCCAGGGCTACGCGGACCTGACCTTCTTCATCCCGGAGGCGATCGAGCGCATCGAGGTCTCGATGGGGCCCTACTCGACGGAGTTCGGCGACTTCGCGACGGCCGGGGCCGCCAACCTGAAGCTCTTCGAGCGAGCGCCCGAGCCCTTCCTGAAGGTGGAGGGCGGGCAGTGGCAGAGCGCGCGCACGGTGGGCCTGTGGTCGCCGCGCGAGGGCCTCTTCTCCGGTGGCGACGAGCCCGGCACGCTGCTTTTGGCCGGCGAGTTCGACGCCACCGACGGCCCCTTCCAGGACGCCGAGGACCTCCTCCAGTACAAGGGCCTCGCGCGGGCCGGCTGGCGCTTCGACGAGGAGACCCGCCTCGAGGGCTGGGCCGCCTTCTACGACGGGCGCTGGAACAGCTCGGGCCAGATCCCGCTGCGTCGGGTGCGCGGCCCGGGCTTCGACCGCTGGGACGCGATCGACCCGACCGAGGGCGGGGACTCGAACCGCCAGATGGGCCTCGTGCGGCTCGTCCACGAGCCGGCGCCTGGCCGGCGGCTCGAAGCCAGCGCCTGGGCCGCCCACTACGCCCTCGACCTCTACTCGAACTTCACCTTCTTCCTGAGCCACCCCGACACCGGCGACGGGATCCTCCAGAGCGACGACCGCGTCTACACCGGCGGCTCGCTCGTCTACCGCCACCAGCTCGACGGGCGCTTCCCGACCGTCCTCTCGGGCGGCCTCGACACGCGCAGCGACCTCACCCGCGTGCAGCTCCGCCGGCAGGAGGAGCGCCAGCGCCTCGAGCACCTGAGCGACGACGACGTCACCGTGAGCTCGCTCGCCCTCTTCGGCTCGACCGAGACGCTGCTGGCGCCGTGGGCGCGCTTCGTCGGGGGCCTGCGGCTCGAGGGGTTCCGCTTCGACGTCGAGAACCGCTGCGCCGAGTGCACCGCCGACCCCGAGGACCCGCTCGCAGACGCGCGCGCGGAGGGCAGCGAGTACGACGGGGTCGCGCTGCCGAAGGCGAACCTGATCCTGCTGCCCTTCGCGAGCGAAGGGCCCCTGCCGAGCGAGACCGCGGCGCTGCGCGACGCACAGCTCTTCCTCAACTGGGGGATCGGCTACCACTCGAACGACGCCCGCAACGTCGTCGCGAACCCCGACGAGGAGACGCTCCCGACGGCGATGGGCTGGGAGGTGGGCTGGAAGATCCCGGTGACGGAGTGGGCGGAGCTCTCGATCGCGGGCTGGTGGCTCGACCTCGAGAGCGAGTTCGTCTTCGTGGGCGACGAGGGCACCACCGAGCCGCGCGGGAAGACCCACCGCCGCGGCATCGAGCTCGCCGCGCGTGCGCAGCCCTGGGAGTGGCTCGAGGGGGAGGTGGCGGTCGCCTACTCGTCGGCCACCTGGGAGGAGGACGACCCGGACGCCGGGATCGAGGACGGCGACCCCGTCGCGCAGGCGCCGCGCCTGGTCGCGAAGGCGCGGGTGCGCGCCACGCACGCCTCGGGCCTCTCCGGCGAGCTCGCCTTCCGGGCGCTCGGCGAGCGCTACGGGCTCGAGAGCGAGCGCTCGGTGCTGCTCTCGGACTACGCGGTCTTCGACCTGGGCCTGCGGTACCGTCGGGGCCCGCTCGAGGCCTTCGTCCTGCTCGAGAACCTCTTCGACACCCAGTGGCGGAGCGCCGACTTCTACTTCGAGTCCTACCTGCCGGATTTCGATGCAGCGCCGACGGAAGACTTCCACTTCGTCCCGGGCAATCCGCGCAACGTCCGGGCCGGGATCACCTGGTTCCTCCCCTGGTGA
- a CDS encoding energy transducer TonB: MPAPEAAAAGTAAALAASTAGGRVYGEGEVDRAAVALGGIRRPEYPARERMLGREGRVTLLVEVDATGKVGAVTVAHSGGEAFDASARRAVARTPFRAARLADRAVASTVTVEVSFELE, translated from the coding sequence GTGCCCGCGCCGGAGGCCGCCGCGGCGGGCACGGCAGCCGCGCTCGCCGCGAGCACGGCCGGTGGCCGCGTGTACGGCGAAGGCGAGGTCGACCGCGCGGCCGTCGCGCTCGGCGGGATCCGCCGCCCCGAGTACCCGGCGCGCGAGCGCATGCTGGGCCGCGAGGGGCGGGTGACGCTGCTCGTGGAGGTCGACGCCACCGGGAAGGTGGGGGCCGTCACGGTCGCGCACAGCGGCGGCGAGGCCTTCGACGCCTCGGCGCGCCGCGCGGTCGCGCGCACCCCGTTCCGCGCAGCCCGCCTCGCCGATCGCGCCGTCGCGTCGACCGTGACGGTGGAGGTCTCCTTCGAGCTCGAGTAG
- a CDS encoding dienelactone hydrolase family protein, giving the protein MAAGATLEGFTTSSFTHGGRRYPVYRRGHGPGVVIVHEIPGLHPAVAAFGRRVADAGFTAVLPELFGTLNRDFSAGYIAGSMLRACISREFHVLARNASSPVTNWLRALCREVHAECGGPGVGALGMCLTGNFALALMVDEAVLAPVLSQPSLPFGVSRSHRAALHLSPEDLAVVKRRAGEGCGVLGLRFTHDALCPAARFETLRRELGPGFEAIEIDSGPGNPHAIPRTAHSVLTKDLVDREGHPTRAALDRTLAFFAERLRPAAGRPSHEPAPGG; this is encoded by the coding sequence ATGGCAGCCGGCGCGACGCTCGAGGGATTCACGACCTCCTCCTTCACGCACGGGGGCCGGCGCTACCCGGTGTACCGGCGGGGCCACGGGCCGGGGGTCGTGATCGTCCACGAGATCCCGGGCCTGCACCCGGCCGTGGCGGCGTTCGGGCGCCGGGTCGCCGACGCGGGCTTCACGGCCGTCCTGCCCGAGCTCTTCGGCACCCTGAACCGCGACTTCTCGGCGGGCTACATCGCGGGCTCGATGCTGCGCGCCTGCATCTCGCGCGAGTTCCACGTGCTCGCGCGCAACGCCTCGAGCCCGGTCACCAACTGGCTGCGCGCGCTCTGCCGGGAGGTGCACGCGGAGTGCGGCGGGCCGGGCGTCGGGGCGCTCGGCATGTGCCTCACCGGGAACTTCGCGCTCGCGCTGATGGTGGACGAGGCCGTGCTCGCGCCCGTGCTGAGCCAGCCCTCGCTGCCCTTCGGGGTGAGCCGCTCGCATCGCGCCGCGCTCCATCTCTCGCCCGAGGACCTGGCGGTCGTGAAGCGGCGCGCCGGGGAGGGCTGCGGCGTGCTCGGGCTGCGCTTCACGCACGACGCGCTCTGCCCGGCTGCGCGCTTCGAGACGCTGCGCCGCGAGCTCGGCCCGGGCTTCGAGGCGATCGAGATCGACTCCGGCCCGGGCAACCCGCACGCGATCCCGCGCACCGCCCACTCGGTGCTGACCAAGGACCTGGTGGACCGCGAGGGCCATCCGACCCGCGCTGCCCTCGATCGCACCCTCGCCTTCTTCGCCGAGCGGCTGCGGCCGGCCGCCGGGCGCCCCTCTCACGAACCCGCTCCCGGCGGCTGA
- a CDS encoding MGMT family protein gives MLATRSANPGDTGTHARIRAVVRRIPRGRVATYGQVAQLAGLGAQPRLVGYALAALPEDTPLPWHRVVNAQGRVSPRAQAGASALQRVLLERERVRFDAAGRIDLARHRWRPRA, from the coding sequence GTGCTGGCCACGCGCTCTGCGAACCCGGGTGACACCGGCACCCATGCGCGGATCCGCGCCGTCGTGCGCCGGATCCCGCGCGGCCGCGTGGCCACCTACGGGCAGGTGGCGCAGCTCGCCGGGCTCGGCGCGCAGCCGCGGCTGGTCGGCTACGCGCTGGCGGCGCTCCCCGAGGACACGCCACTGCCCTGGCACCGGGTCGTGAACGCGCAGGGCCGGGTGAGCCCGCGCGCGCAGGCGGGTGCGAGCGCCCTCCAGCGCGTGCTCCTCGAGCGCGAGCGCGTGCGCTTCGACGCAGCCGGGCGGATCGATCTCGCTCGCCATCGCTGGCGACCGCGCGCGTGA
- a CDS encoding alkane 1-monooxygenase: MAASTPELPAPAVPEHASSLETLRIWCLHLLCFVVPVATFAYLLTSPHAWWGALPWLAVIAGSVLADLYSPGERRQPARQLARWPFDAVLYVLVALQVTNVALAVWNVGTHGFWRIDTLVTWALVSVSSGYSGIVVGHELIHRRERHMTRLGRVLLGIVLYDHFSVEHVRGHHARVGTPEDSATARFGETYHQFFRRTVPGQLRSAWRLEAHRLGDADMPLLDRRQLHNRVLHGLVVEWAVAFAIAALLGWGAFAFYLLQAFGAIRLLEAVNYFEHWGLVRQGRKPSPVDSWDTDSWFTLYTLVGLSRHADHHAYATRPFQQLRHWEESPKLPSGYFGTITMVFVRNERLRKLLSRELERRKLGPFAEAS, translated from the coding sequence GTGGCCGCTTCCACTCCCGAGCTTCCCGCGCCGGCCGTCCCCGAGCACGCGAGCTCGCTCGAGACCCTGCGCATCTGGTGCCTCCACCTGCTCTGCTTCGTCGTGCCGGTGGCGACCTTCGCCTATCTGCTCACCTCGCCGCACGCCTGGTGGGGCGCCCTCCCCTGGCTCGCCGTGATCGCCGGCTCGGTGCTCGCCGACCTCTACAGCCCGGGCGAGCGGCGCCAGCCGGCAAGGCAGCTCGCGCGCTGGCCCTTCGACGCCGTCCTCTACGTGCTGGTTGCGCTCCAGGTCACGAACGTCGCGCTCGCGGTGTGGAACGTGGGGACGCACGGCTTCTGGCGCATCGACACGCTCGTGACCTGGGCGCTCGTGAGCGTGAGCTCTGGCTACTCCGGCATCGTCGTGGGCCACGAGCTGATCCACCGGCGCGAGCGGCACATGACCCGGCTCGGCCGCGTGCTGCTCGGGATCGTGCTCTACGACCACTTCTCGGTCGAGCACGTGCGCGGCCACCACGCGCGGGTGGGCACGCCCGAGGACTCCGCCACGGCGCGCTTCGGGGAGACCTATCACCAGTTCTTCCGGCGCACCGTGCCGGGCCAGCTCCGGAGCGCCTGGCGGCTCGAGGCCCACCGCCTCGGCGACGCCGACATGCCGCTCCTCGACCGCCGCCAGCTCCACAACCGCGTCCTGCACGGGCTCGTCGTCGAGTGGGCGGTCGCGTTCGCGATCGCCGCGCTGCTCGGCTGGGGCGCCTTCGCCTTCTACCTGCTCCAGGCCTTCGGCGCGATCCGGCTGCTCGAAGCCGTCAACTACTTCGAGCACTGGGGTCTCGTGCGCCAGGGCCGCAAGCCGAGCCCGGTCGACTCCTGGGACACCGACTCGTGGTTCACCCTCTACACCCTGGTCGGCCTCTCGCGCCACGCCGACCACCACGCCTACGCGACCCGCCCCTTCCAGCAGCTCCGCCACTGGGAGGAGAGCCCGAAGCTTCCGAGCGGCTACTTCGGGACGATCACGATGGTGTTCGTCCGGAACGAGCGCCTGCGGAAGCTCCTGAGCCGCGAGCTGGAGCGCCGGAAGCTCGGGCCCTTTGCCGAGGCTTCGTGA
- a CDS encoding TetR family transcriptional regulator codes for MKHAPARRRPAPPRSARDRAKAETREALVQAALAEFAAHGLDAPSLDAICARAGFTRGAFYVHFRDRDELVVAVMDRAFGAFLDAIVPSGTEPRDLERTVRRYADATIGLLQLRERTGRAGAPGAAGVPLHRILEACARAPALRARFVALLGQAAERVARTAAAGQRGGAVRSDVPPAAIGSLLVAIALGYLATIDAGAPVDAPAARDAVLALLAPS; via the coding sequence ATGAAGCACGCCCCCGCCCGCCGCCGCCCCGCCCCGCCGCGCTCCGCCCGCGACCGGGCCAAGGCCGAGACCCGCGAGGCGCTGGTCCAGGCTGCGCTCGCCGAGTTCGCGGCCCACGGGCTCGACGCGCCGAGCCTCGACGCGATCTGCGCACGCGCGGGCTTCACGCGCGGCGCGTTCTACGTCCACTTCCGGGACCGCGACGAGCTGGTGGTGGCGGTGATGGACCGCGCCTTCGGGGCCTTCCTCGACGCGATCGTTCCGTCCGGCACGGAGCCGCGCGACCTCGAGCGCACCGTGCGCCGCTACGCCGACGCCACGATCGGCCTGCTCCAGCTCCGCGAGCGCACCGGCCGCGCGGGCGCCCCGGGCGCCGCCGGCGTCCCGCTCCACCGCATCCTCGAGGCCTGCGCGCGCGCGCCGGCGCTGCGCGCGCGCTTCGTCGCGCTGCTCGGCCAGGCGGCCGAGCGCGTCGCGCGCACCGCCGCCGCCGGCCAGCGGGGCGGGGCGGTGCGCAGCGACGTGCCTCCGGCGGCGATCGGCTCGCTGCTCGTCGCGATCGCGCTCGGCTACCTCGCGACGATCGACGCCGGCGCGCCCGTGGACGCACCCGCCGCGCGCGACGCGGTGCTCGCGCTGCTCGCCCCTTCCTAG
- a CDS encoding ATP-dependent DNA helicase produces the protein MPTAPASPPGAALEAALARLGYSAFRPGQREAVETLLAAGRLLLVAPTGGGKSLVYQLPACVLPGTTLVISPLIALMHDQVAALGARGVAATYLAGTLDAATLRQRMREAARGAFALVYAAPERLAAPGFRSVLRDLDCPLVAVDEAHCISEWGHDFRPEYHQIGGVLAELPGARVLACTATATPIVRDEILEKLGLPAGTPQLVRGFARPNLSLRALEVTGETERRRAVDAALREALGGPGGARPGAAIVYAPTRRSAEQEGARLAAAGWRTVVYHAGRSAGERESAQRAFLDGTAQVVVATNAFGMGIDRADVRAVLHLAPPASLEAYYQEVGRAGRDGDEALGLLCMAPGDVPLRRRLLELPTDGRPPDSESVRHKWGLFLELLRWIEGGSCRHDAILRYFGDEEETLAGCGRCDVCRQLAAATEEADPEETALLVRKALSAVARVSGRFGLGAAVSLLRGVEDPRLLRAGLHETRTFGILRERSDAWLLRLLRRCVTPGWIDFAGDERPVVTLTAEGAAVMRGEKPARLLLPPLTPPRGATRTGAAAGSAKRRATAIDEDVLDDAGRALFEALRAWRLARARAESVPPYVVASDRTLRDLVRLRPRDRAALEQTHGIGPAKAERYGEELLAVVRSEPELP, from the coding sequence ATGCCGACCGCTCCCGCATCGCCGCCCGGCGCGGCGCTCGAGGCCGCGCTCGCGCGCCTCGGCTACAGCGCCTTCCGCCCGGGCCAGCGCGAGGCGGTCGAGACGCTGCTCGCGGCCGGCCGGCTCCTGCTCGTCGCGCCGACCGGCGGCGGCAAGAGCCTCGTCTACCAGCTCCCGGCCTGTGTGCTGCCCGGGACCACGCTCGTGATCTCGCCCCTGATCGCGCTGATGCACGACCAGGTGGCGGCGCTCGGGGCGCGCGGCGTCGCCGCCACGTATCTCGCCGGCACGCTCGACGCCGCCACGCTGCGCCAGCGCATGCGCGAGGCCGCCCGCGGCGCCTTCGCGCTCGTCTACGCGGCGCCCGAGCGGCTCGCGGCGCCGGGCTTCCGGAGCGTCCTTCGCGACCTCGACTGCCCGCTCGTCGCGGTCGACGAGGCGCACTGCATCAGCGAGTGGGGTCACGACTTCCGGCCCGAGTACCACCAGATCGGCGGCGTGCTGGCCGAGCTCCCGGGCGCGCGCGTGCTCGCCTGCACGGCCACCGCCACTCCGATCGTCCGCGACGAGATCCTCGAGAAGCTCGGGCTGCCCGCCGGCACGCCCCAGCTCGTGCGCGGCTTCGCGCGGCCGAACCTCTCCCTGCGCGCCCTCGAGGTCACGGGCGAGACCGAGCGGCGCCGCGCCGTGGACGCTGCGCTCCGCGAGGCGCTCGGAGGCCCCGGCGGCGCCCGCCCCGGCGCCGCGATCGTCTACGCGCCGACCCGGCGCAGCGCCGAGCAGGAGGGAGCGCGCCTGGCGGCCGCCGGCTGGCGCACCGTGGTGTACCACGCGGGCCGGAGCGCCGGGGAGCGCGAGAGCGCCCAGCGCGCCTTCCTCGACGGCACCGCGCAGGTCGTCGTCGCGACCAACGCCTTCGGCATGGGCATCGACCGCGCCGACGTGCGCGCGGTGCTGCACCTGGCGCCCCCGGCCTCGCTCGAGGCGTACTACCAGGAGGTGGGCCGCGCCGGCCGCGACGGCGACGAGGCGCTCGGCCTGCTCTGCATGGCGCCCGGCGACGTCCCGCTCCGGCGGCGGCTGCTCGAGCTTCCGACGGACGGCCGGCCGCCCGACTCCGAGAGCGTCCGCCACAAGTGGGGCCTGTTCCTCGAGCTCTTGCGCTGGATCGAGGGCGGGAGCTGCCGCCACGACGCGATCCTGCGCTACTTCGGCGACGAGGAGGAGACGCTCGCCGGCTGCGGCCGCTGCGACGTGTGCCGCCAGCTCGCCGCCGCCACCGAAGAGGCCGACCCCGAGGAGACCGCGCTGCTCGTGCGCAAGGCGCTCTCCGCGGTGGCGCGCGTGAGCGGCCGCTTCGGGCTCGGCGCCGCCGTGTCCCTGCTGCGCGGGGTCGAGGATCCCCGCCTCCTGCGCGCGGGCCTCCACGAGACCCGCACCTTCGGGATCCTGCGCGAGCGGAGCGACGCCTGGCTCCTGCGCCTCCTGCGCCGCTGCGTGACGCCCGGCTGGATCGACTTCGCGGGCGACGAGCGCCCGGTCGTGACCCTCACCGCTGAGGGCGCCGCCGTGATGCGCGGCGAGAAGCCCGCCCGCCTGCTGCTCCCGCCTCTGACCCCGCCGCGTGGTGCGACCCGCACCGGCGCCGCGGCGGGGAGCGCGAAGCGGCGCGCCACGGCCATCGACGAGGACGTGCTCGACGACGCCGGTCGCGCGCTCTTCGAAGCGCTGCGCGCCTGGCGCCTCGCCCGCGCGCGCGCCGAGTCCGTGCCGCCCTACGTCGTCGCGAGCGACCGCACGCTCCGCGACCTGGTGCGGCTCCGCCCGCGCGACCGCGCCGCGCTCGAGCAGACCCACGGCATCGGGCCGGCGAAGGCGGAGCGCTACGGGGAGGAGCTGCTGGCCGTGGTCCGGAGCGAGCCGGAGCTTCCGTAG